The Thermotoga caldifontis AZM44c09 genomic interval CTTCGACAACCCTGGGTTTCGATTCGGAATGCTGCTCGAGTTTGCCCTGTCTGGATGCACAACCCATGCCGACGTTTTTGAGCGTGCCTCCAAAACCCGTCTGCTCGTGACCTTTGAAGTGAGTGACGAAGATCAGAACGTCCGCCAGCGCGATCGCAGAGGCGATCTTCGCCTCTTTGACGTATTTTCCATCTACCTTTACAGGCACGTACTCACTACCTTTCAGACCATCGGCGATGATCACCGGTGCTCCAACGACATCCATCGTGAAACCGTTGAGGTACGCGTTCAGAAGGTGGTCCACCGCGTTGCTGCGGTGACCCGTGTACAGTGTGTTGGCGTCCGTTAAAAAGACCTTCGCGCCGGAAGGCTTCAATCTATCGACCAGCACTCGAAGGTACTGCGGCCTGATGAACGCGAGATTGCCGTACTCACCGAAGTGCACTTTTATAGCAACGAATTCGTCTTTCTTCGCTAAAGAATCCACAGCGACCTTGTCGAGCAGGAGAGAGAATTTCTGTAGCAGGTTCATGTTGCTGTTGGTGGTCATGTCCGTGAAATAAACTTTCGACACGCGGTAGACCTCCTTCAATACAGTCTGTACTTTTCCACTCTGCGAGCGAAGTCAGAGGATTCTTCAATCCAGATTCTATCAAAGTCTCTCGACGTGGCACCCTCATCGATCGCCTTTCTGTAAAGATCGCTCCCGATGAGCAGATCGAAGTGATATCTCTCCGTCTCATCGTGCACGTAGCTGTCCCATTTGAAATCGTGCGGGTGGAGCTTCTTCAAGCAGGCGATGACGTCGATGGCGAGATGCAGTGGCTTTATCTTTCTTTTTTCGGTCACGAAGAACTCGAGCCCTTTACAGAGCAGGCCAGACAGTTTGAACGCGAAAGGAACGAAGTACCTCTCTCTGAACGCCACACCTTCGTGGTTGAACTTCTTCAGTTCCTCGTACAGCTTCGACGAATCGATCCACGGTGCGCCGATGAATTTGAACGGATGTGTCGTTCCGCGCCCAACAGAGACGTTCACACCTTCCAGCAAACAGAAACCAGCGTAGAGTATCGTGTGTTCGAGCGAAGGTAGATTTGGCGAAGGCGTGTTCCACAGTAAGCCCGTCTCATCGAAGTAACTCTCCGGATCGTAGTTCTCCATTCTCACGACTTCGAGATCGACGTTCATGCGAAACTCCTGATTCAAATAGTTGGCGAGTTCTCCGACCGTCAGACCGTACCTGAGCGCGAGTCCGTAACCTCCCACGAAGCTTTCGAACCCTTCTCTCATGGTTGGACCTTCGATCCTTCTGGAAAGCGGGTTCGGCCTGTCCAGGACAACGAACTTGATGTTTCGCTTACCGCACTCTTCCATGCAGTACGCCATCGTGTAAATGTAGGTGTAAAAACGAAGACCCACATCCTGAATGTCGTAGATCAGCACGTCCAGATCCGAGAGCATCTCAGAGGTTGGTCTCACCGTCCGACCGTACAGCGAATGAATCTTTACACCGTACTTCGGCTCGACATCGCCCGAAACCTTCGCTCCATCCGGTGCGGCGGTGAAGATGCCGTGTTCGGGTCCAAAGAGTTTGACGAGCTTCAGACCCTTCCCTATGAAAAGATCGACGTTCCTCTTCAGTTCACCGTCGATGCCCGTGGCGTTGGTGATCAGACCGATCCTCAAATTTCTGTAGCGCTCGGCGTGTTTTTCCAGAAACACATCCAGGCCAAGTTTGACGGTCTTCACTTTATCGCCCCCTGCGTCATACCGGCGATGAAGAACCTTGAGAAGATCAAAAACAGTATCACCGTGGGTGCTATCGACAGGGTGAGTCCTGCAAACAGCAAGGGCCACTGGATCGAAT includes:
- a CDS encoding DUF362 domain-containing protein; this translates as MSKVYFTDMTTNSNMNLLQKFSLLLDKVAVDSLAKKDEFVAIKVHFGEYGNLAFIRPQYLRVLVDRLKPSGAKVFLTDANTLYTGHRSNAVDHLLNAYLNGFTMDVVGAPVIIADGLKGSEYVPVKVDGKYVKEAKIASAIALADVLIFVTHFKGHEQTGFGGTLKNVGMGCASRQGKLEQHSESKPRVVEERCVSCRTCERFCPTGAIKVVKVAKIDYTICIGCGQCVAVCNYGAVEPVWSDSTELLSMKMVEYAKAVLKDKRALFINFIMNVSPDCDCWHMNRPAVAPDIGIAVSTDPVALDQACMDLILKAANEDPFLKAHPNVQWETQLAYAERIGLGSRSYELVEIACNLK
- a CDS encoding exo-beta-N-acetylmuramidase NamZ family protein, with the translated sequence MKTVKLGLDVFLEKHAERYRNLRIGLITNATGIDGELKRNVDLFIGKGLKLVKLFGPEHGIFTAAPDGAKVSGDVEPKYGVKIHSLYGRTVRPTSEMLSDLDVLIYDIQDVGLRFYTYIYTMAYCMEECGKRNIKFVVLDRPNPLSRRIEGPTMREGFESFVGGYGLALRYGLTVGELANYLNQEFRMNVDLEVVRMENYDPESYFDETGLLWNTPSPNLPSLEHTILYAGFCLLEGVNVSVGRGTTHPFKFIGAPWIDSSKLYEELKKFNHEGVAFRERYFVPFAFKLSGLLCKGLEFFVTEKRKIKPLHLAIDVIACLKKLHPHDFKWDSYVHDETERYHFDLLIGSDLYRKAIDEGATSRDFDRIWIEESSDFARRVEKYRLY